Proteins encoded within one genomic window of Hevea brasiliensis isolate MT/VB/25A 57/8 chromosome 8, ASM3005281v1, whole genome shotgun sequence:
- the LOC110644651 gene encoding uncharacterized protein LOC110644651 isoform X2 — translation MDKSESSHIIGEGENGDEFYEKIEAPKFVDLTAPDPYRPGDDRYWFCLRVGCDQKHEEEMDSEAIYKNFVLRVMAARSPNVRLRKALYRKDSGSTQLKCPRTVPAKPSRSRVSRIALISSISKRIVDPKVKVKPLCKQSATPNAKTKQSSSIAKALTTPRTKKQLANPDAFRSVKNPKITSIAVPKNRVVAKTLIFHSPKKSVRTKSSLELNTPVKTLCAGMKNLEITTSKKQVLGYHRPLPPDSAKKQLRGREVKSRVFDGLCSQNHKGLEAKSSKCVKKSNKEKNLLAYHDSVPHERDENDFSDKEIEKKKKNGSQGVCSTSKSDEGNVNEEPSMDENKVGVPSDATSSDTKSLSNSEWRSSEDDDKRHTSTSHDKENDNEVMENDDKENASASDDNRELVLKNTHIEHEFHGKHEIPKGSQKSTEAKSKLSKESSTTALRLKHKKPKPTNPKPFRLRTDERGILKETNLEKKLYPAPPSEISPVSRVTGGNSQKKHQNAPQKNEKCLEQTENHFSAYEGIKKETNRAHRDQSKETRLMILKERAGRKISSTTPQRHTISSQRKLVASKQGCSQDKSSIKLGNSLRRTKSPSMRQLTRPQEAALGRKESIMITTGQLGTIKETSPTILNAKEAAKPTKSGSSGASLAAKGSVYRASRPSLQGKRFKTLPKEPNFHTIHVPKSCTSKVA, via the exons ATGGACAAATCTGAGTCTTCGCATATCATCGGCGAAGGAGAGAATGGAGACGAGTTCTACGAGAAGATCGAGGCCCCGAAGTTTGTCGACCTCACTGCACCCGATCCCTACCGCCCCGGCGATGATCGCTACTGGTTCTGCTTGCGAGTCG GTTGTGACCAAAAGCATGAAGAAGAAATGGACTCTGAAGCAATCTACAAAAATTTTGTTCTTCGG GTCATGGCTGCAAGAAGTCCCAATGTACGTCTTCGAAAAGCACTGTATAGAAAGGATTCAGG TAGTACCCAACTGAAATGTCCACGGACAGTTCCTGCAAAACCTTCGAGGTCTAGAGTATCAAGAATTGCCCTGATTTCTTCGATATCTAAAAGGATAGTTGATCCTAAAGTGAAAGTGAAGCCCCTCTGTAAGCAAAGTGCAACACCAAATGCAAAGACAAAGCAATCTTCTTCTATAGCCAAGGCTTTAACTACTCCACGGACCAAAAAGCAGCTAGCAAATCCAGATGCATTCCGGAGTGTTAAGAACCCAAAAATAACATCCATCGCAGTGCCAAAGAATAGAGTAGTAGCGAAGACACTGATTTTTCATTCACCTAAGAAGTCGGTGAGAACAAAGAGTTCATTAGAATTGAATACACCTGTAAAGACATTGTGTGCTGGGATGAAGAACCTTGAGATCACTACTTCAAAGAAGCAAGTGTTGGGATATCATCGGCCATTGCCTCCAGATTCTGCTAAAAAACAATTGAGAGGAAGAGAAGTTAAAAGCAGAGTTTTTGATGGTCTATGTTCTCAAAATCACAAGGGCCTGGAAGCCAAATCTTCTAAATGTGTGAAGAAAAGTAATAAGGAAAAGAACTTACTGGCGTACCATGATTCTGTGCCTCATGAAAGGGATGAAAATGATTTCAGTGATAAGGAGAttgagaagaaaaagaagaatggTTCACAGGGAGTATGCTCTACTTCTAAGAGCGATGAAGGAAATGTAAATGAAGAGCCTTCAATGGATGAGAATAAAGTTGGAGTTCCATCAGATGCCACCAGCAGTGATACAAAATCCCTGTCAAATTCTGAATGGAGGAGCTCTGAGGATGATGATAAAAGGCATACTTCAACTTCTCATGACAAGGAAAATGATAATGAAGTCATGGAGAATGATGATAAGGAGAATGCATCAGCCTCTGATGATAACAG AGAATTGGTTCTAAAGAATACTCATATAGAACATGAATTTCATGGCAAGCATGAGATACCGAAGGGCAGTCAAAAG AGCACTGAAGCAAAAAGTAAGCTATCTAAAGAAAGCTCCACCACTGCTCTAAGGCTGAAGCATAAAAAACCGAAGCCTACAAATCCAAAGCCTTTCAGGCTAAGAACTGAT GAAAGGGGAATTCTCAAGGAAACAAATCTGGAAAAGAAACTCTATCCTGCACCTCCTAGTGAAATCTCACCAGTCTCAAGGGTAACAGGAGGAAACTCGCAGAAAAAACATCAGAATGCACCCCAA AAAAATGAAAAGTGCCTCGAGCAAACTGAGAATCACTTCAGCGCATACGAAGGCATCAAAAAGGAAACAAATAGAGCACATAGGGATCAGTCT AAGGAAACAAGGTTGATGATTTTGAAAGAGAGAGCAGGGCGAAAAATATCTTCAACAACTCCGCAGAGGCATACAATTTCCTCTCAGAGGAAGCTTGTGGCTTCAAAGCAGGGATGTAGCCAGGATAAATCAAGTATAAAATTGGGAAACAGCTTGAGAAGGACCAAATCACCATCCATGAGACAACTTACGAGGCCTCAAGA GGCAGCATTAGGTAGAAAGGAATCCATTATGATAACAACTGGTCAACTAGGCACAATAAAGGAAACCTCCCCAACAATTTTAAATGCCAAGGAAGCTGCAAAGCCAACCAAAAGTGGTTCTTCTGGTGCTTCCCTGGCGGCCAAAGGTTCTGTTTATCGTGCTTCCAGGCCCTCATTACAGGGGAAAAGGTTCAAAACCCTTCCCAAGGAACCAAACTTTCATACCATTCACGTGCCAAAGAGCTGCACCAGTAAAGTAGCTTAA
- the LOC110644651 gene encoding uncharacterized protein LOC110644651 isoform X4 — translation MDKSESSHIIGEGENGDEFYEKIEAPKFVDLTAPDPYRPGDDRYWFCLRVGCDQKHEEEMDSEAIYKNFVLRVMAARSPNVRLRKALYRKDSGSTQLKCPRTVPAKPSRSRVSRIALISSISKRIVDPKVKVKPLCKQSATPNAKTKQSSSIAKALTTPRTKKQLANPDAFRSVKNPKITSIAVPKNRVVAKTLIFHSPKKSVRTKSSLELNTPVKTLCAGMKNLEITTSKKQVLGYHRPLPPDSAKKQLRGREVKSRVFDGLCSQNHKGLEAKSSKCVKKSNKEKNLLAYHDSVPHERDENDFSDKEIEKKKKNGSQGVCSTSKSDEGNVNEEPSMDENKVGVPSDATSSDTKSLSNSEWRSSEDDDKRHTSTSHDKENDNEVMENDDKENASASDDNRELVLKNTHIEHEFHGKHEIPKGSQKSTEAKSKLSKESSTTALRLKHKKPKPTNPKPFRLRTDERGILKETNLEKKLYPAPPSEISPVSRVTGGNSQKKHQNAPQQKETRLMILKERAGRKISSTTPQRHTISSQRKLVASKQGCSQDKSSIKLGNSLRRTKSPSMRQLTRPQEAALGRKESIMITTGQLGTIKETSPTILNAKEAAKPTKSGSSGASLAAKGSVYRASRPSLQGKRFKTLPKEPNFHTIHVPKSCTSKVA, via the exons ATGGACAAATCTGAGTCTTCGCATATCATCGGCGAAGGAGAGAATGGAGACGAGTTCTACGAGAAGATCGAGGCCCCGAAGTTTGTCGACCTCACTGCACCCGATCCCTACCGCCCCGGCGATGATCGCTACTGGTTCTGCTTGCGAGTCG GTTGTGACCAAAAGCATGAAGAAGAAATGGACTCTGAAGCAATCTACAAAAATTTTGTTCTTCGG GTCATGGCTGCAAGAAGTCCCAATGTACGTCTTCGAAAAGCACTGTATAGAAAGGATTCAGG TAGTACCCAACTGAAATGTCCACGGACAGTTCCTGCAAAACCTTCGAGGTCTAGAGTATCAAGAATTGCCCTGATTTCTTCGATATCTAAAAGGATAGTTGATCCTAAAGTGAAAGTGAAGCCCCTCTGTAAGCAAAGTGCAACACCAAATGCAAAGACAAAGCAATCTTCTTCTATAGCCAAGGCTTTAACTACTCCACGGACCAAAAAGCAGCTAGCAAATCCAGATGCATTCCGGAGTGTTAAGAACCCAAAAATAACATCCATCGCAGTGCCAAAGAATAGAGTAGTAGCGAAGACACTGATTTTTCATTCACCTAAGAAGTCGGTGAGAACAAAGAGTTCATTAGAATTGAATACACCTGTAAAGACATTGTGTGCTGGGATGAAGAACCTTGAGATCACTACTTCAAAGAAGCAAGTGTTGGGATATCATCGGCCATTGCCTCCAGATTCTGCTAAAAAACAATTGAGAGGAAGAGAAGTTAAAAGCAGAGTTTTTGATGGTCTATGTTCTCAAAATCACAAGGGCCTGGAAGCCAAATCTTCTAAATGTGTGAAGAAAAGTAATAAGGAAAAGAACTTACTGGCGTACCATGATTCTGTGCCTCATGAAAGGGATGAAAATGATTTCAGTGATAAGGAGAttgagaagaaaaagaagaatggTTCACAGGGAGTATGCTCTACTTCTAAGAGCGATGAAGGAAATGTAAATGAAGAGCCTTCAATGGATGAGAATAAAGTTGGAGTTCCATCAGATGCCACCAGCAGTGATACAAAATCCCTGTCAAATTCTGAATGGAGGAGCTCTGAGGATGATGATAAAAGGCATACTTCAACTTCTCATGACAAGGAAAATGATAATGAAGTCATGGAGAATGATGATAAGGAGAATGCATCAGCCTCTGATGATAACAG AGAATTGGTTCTAAAGAATACTCATATAGAACATGAATTTCATGGCAAGCATGAGATACCGAAGGGCAGTCAAAAG AGCACTGAAGCAAAAAGTAAGCTATCTAAAGAAAGCTCCACCACTGCTCTAAGGCTGAAGCATAAAAAACCGAAGCCTACAAATCCAAAGCCTTTCAGGCTAAGAACTGAT GAAAGGGGAATTCTCAAGGAAACAAATCTGGAAAAGAAACTCTATCCTGCACCTCCTAGTGAAATCTCACCAGTCTCAAGGGTAACAGGAGGAAACTCGCAGAAAAAACATCAGAATGCACCCCAA CAGAAGGAAACAAGGTTGATGATTTTGAAAGAGAGAGCAGGGCGAAAAATATCTTCAACAACTCCGCAGAGGCATACAATTTCCTCTCAGAGGAAGCTTGTGGCTTCAAAGCAGGGATGTAGCCAGGATAAATCAAGTATAAAATTGGGAAACAGCTTGAGAAGGACCAAATCACCATCCATGAGACAACTTACGAGGCCTCAAGA GGCAGCATTAGGTAGAAAGGAATCCATTATGATAACAACTGGTCAACTAGGCACAATAAAGGAAACCTCCCCAACAATTTTAAATGCCAAGGAAGCTGCAAAGCCAACCAAAAGTGGTTCTTCTGGTGCTTCCCTGGCGGCCAAAGGTTCTGTTTATCGTGCTTCCAGGCCCTCATTACAGGGGAAAAGGTTCAAAACCCTTCCCAAGGAACCAAACTTTCATACCATTCACGTGCCAAAGAGCTGCACCAGTAAAGTAGCTTAA
- the LOC110644651 gene encoding uncharacterized protein LOC110644651 isoform X1 — MDKSESSHIIGEGENGDEFYEKIEAPKFVDLTAPDPYRPGDDRYWFCLRVGCDQKHEEEMDSEAIYKNFVLRVMAARSPNVRLRKALYRKDSGSTQLKCPRTVPAKPSRSRVSRIALISSISKRIVDPKVKVKPLCKQSATPNAKTKQSSSIAKALTTPRTKKQLANPDAFRSVKNPKITSIAVPKNRVVAKTLIFHSPKKSVRTKSSLELNTPVKTLCAGMKNLEITTSKKQVLGYHRPLPPDSAKKQLRGREVKSRVFDGLCSQNHKGLEAKSSKCVKKSNKEKNLLAYHDSVPHERDENDFSDKEIEKKKKNGSQGVCSTSKSDEGNVNEEPSMDENKVGVPSDATSSDTKSLSNSEWRSSEDDDKRHTSTSHDKENDNEVMENDDKENASASDDNRELVLKNTHIEHEFHGKHEIPKGSQKSTEAKSKLSKESSTTALRLKHKKPKPTNPKPFRLRTDERGILKETNLEKKLYPAPPSEISPVSRVTGGNSQKKHQNAPQKNEKCLEQTENHFSAYEGIKKETNRAHRDQSQKETRLMILKERAGRKISSTTPQRHTISSQRKLVASKQGCSQDKSSIKLGNSLRRTKSPSMRQLTRPQEAALGRKESIMITTGQLGTIKETSPTILNAKEAAKPTKSGSSGASLAAKGSVYRASRPSLQGKRFKTLPKEPNFHTIHVPKSCTSKVA, encoded by the exons ATGGACAAATCTGAGTCTTCGCATATCATCGGCGAAGGAGAGAATGGAGACGAGTTCTACGAGAAGATCGAGGCCCCGAAGTTTGTCGACCTCACTGCACCCGATCCCTACCGCCCCGGCGATGATCGCTACTGGTTCTGCTTGCGAGTCG GTTGTGACCAAAAGCATGAAGAAGAAATGGACTCTGAAGCAATCTACAAAAATTTTGTTCTTCGG GTCATGGCTGCAAGAAGTCCCAATGTACGTCTTCGAAAAGCACTGTATAGAAAGGATTCAGG TAGTACCCAACTGAAATGTCCACGGACAGTTCCTGCAAAACCTTCGAGGTCTAGAGTATCAAGAATTGCCCTGATTTCTTCGATATCTAAAAGGATAGTTGATCCTAAAGTGAAAGTGAAGCCCCTCTGTAAGCAAAGTGCAACACCAAATGCAAAGACAAAGCAATCTTCTTCTATAGCCAAGGCTTTAACTACTCCACGGACCAAAAAGCAGCTAGCAAATCCAGATGCATTCCGGAGTGTTAAGAACCCAAAAATAACATCCATCGCAGTGCCAAAGAATAGAGTAGTAGCGAAGACACTGATTTTTCATTCACCTAAGAAGTCGGTGAGAACAAAGAGTTCATTAGAATTGAATACACCTGTAAAGACATTGTGTGCTGGGATGAAGAACCTTGAGATCACTACTTCAAAGAAGCAAGTGTTGGGATATCATCGGCCATTGCCTCCAGATTCTGCTAAAAAACAATTGAGAGGAAGAGAAGTTAAAAGCAGAGTTTTTGATGGTCTATGTTCTCAAAATCACAAGGGCCTGGAAGCCAAATCTTCTAAATGTGTGAAGAAAAGTAATAAGGAAAAGAACTTACTGGCGTACCATGATTCTGTGCCTCATGAAAGGGATGAAAATGATTTCAGTGATAAGGAGAttgagaagaaaaagaagaatggTTCACAGGGAGTATGCTCTACTTCTAAGAGCGATGAAGGAAATGTAAATGAAGAGCCTTCAATGGATGAGAATAAAGTTGGAGTTCCATCAGATGCCACCAGCAGTGATACAAAATCCCTGTCAAATTCTGAATGGAGGAGCTCTGAGGATGATGATAAAAGGCATACTTCAACTTCTCATGACAAGGAAAATGATAATGAAGTCATGGAGAATGATGATAAGGAGAATGCATCAGCCTCTGATGATAACAG AGAATTGGTTCTAAAGAATACTCATATAGAACATGAATTTCATGGCAAGCATGAGATACCGAAGGGCAGTCAAAAG AGCACTGAAGCAAAAAGTAAGCTATCTAAAGAAAGCTCCACCACTGCTCTAAGGCTGAAGCATAAAAAACCGAAGCCTACAAATCCAAAGCCTTTCAGGCTAAGAACTGAT GAAAGGGGAATTCTCAAGGAAACAAATCTGGAAAAGAAACTCTATCCTGCACCTCCTAGTGAAATCTCACCAGTCTCAAGGGTAACAGGAGGAAACTCGCAGAAAAAACATCAGAATGCACCCCAA AAAAATGAAAAGTGCCTCGAGCAAACTGAGAATCACTTCAGCGCATACGAAGGCATCAAAAAGGAAACAAATAGAGCACATAGGGATCAGTCT CAGAAGGAAACAAGGTTGATGATTTTGAAAGAGAGAGCAGGGCGAAAAATATCTTCAACAACTCCGCAGAGGCATACAATTTCCTCTCAGAGGAAGCTTGTGGCTTCAAAGCAGGGATGTAGCCAGGATAAATCAAGTATAAAATTGGGAAACAGCTTGAGAAGGACCAAATCACCATCCATGAGACAACTTACGAGGCCTCAAGA GGCAGCATTAGGTAGAAAGGAATCCATTATGATAACAACTGGTCAACTAGGCACAATAAAGGAAACCTCCCCAACAATTTTAAATGCCAAGGAAGCTGCAAAGCCAACCAAAAGTGGTTCTTCTGGTGCTTCCCTGGCGGCCAAAGGTTCTGTTTATCGTGCTTCCAGGCCCTCATTACAGGGGAAAAGGTTCAAAACCCTTCCCAAGGAACCAAACTTTCATACCATTCACGTGCCAAAGAGCTGCACCAGTAAAGTAGCTTAA
- the LOC110644650 gene encoding ABC transporter I family member 17 produces MTSVSPLAIETPMALGSIFQAQASPADDSQEHLLAVGDIEAGGDDPQTKFRIRNLTKKSDAGVTILGGVNLDIPKGVVVGIIGPSGSGKSTLLRSLNRLWEPPSDAVFLDGRDIRDLDVLSLRRKVGMLFQIPALFEGTVADNIRYGPQLRGKKLADHEVHKLLTLADLDYSFLKKNGSELSVGQAQRVALARTLANEPEVLLLDEPTSALDPISTQNIEDAIVKLKKSQGMTIVMVSHSIKQIQRIADVVCLLVNGEVVEVLKPDELSQAKHPMAQRFLQLSS; encoded by the exons ATGACCTCTGTTTCTCCTCTAGCCATTGAAACTCCCATGGCTTTGGGTTCAATCTTCCAAGCTCAGGCCTCTCCGG CTGATGATTCTCAAGAGCATTTATTGGCTGTGGGGGACATTGAAGCAGGTGGAGATGATCCTCAAACCAAGTTTCGGATACGCAATTTGACCAAGAAATCCGATGCCGGAGTTACTATTCTCGGCGGAGTCAACTTGGACATACCAAAGGGCGTCGTCGTTGGGATCATAGGCCCCAGCGGCAGCGGTAAATCCACGCTCTTGAGGTCGCTGAACCGCCTGTGGGAGCCACCGTCCGATGCCGTGTTTCTGGATGGCCGAGATATTCGGGATCTAGATGTTCTCAGCCTCCGCCGTAAGGTTGGAATGCTCTTCCAGATTCCGGCTCTGTTTGAAG GCACAGTCGCTGATAACATACGTTATGGACCACAATTGAGGGGGAAGAAACTTGCTGACCATGAGGTTCATAAGTTGCTTACCCTTGCCGATCTTGATTACTCGTTTCTGAAAAAGAATGGCAGTGAATTATCTGTAGGTCAAGCTCAAAGGGTTGCACTTGCTAGGACCCTAGCTAATGAACCAGAG GTTTTGCTACTAGATGAGCCAACGAGTGCCTTGGATCCAATATCAACCCAAAACATAGAGGATGCTATTGTAAAACTGAAGAAGAGCCAGGGAATGACAATTGTGATGGTCTCTCACAGCATCAAACAGATCCAGAGAATTGCTGATGTGGTTTGCCTCCTTGTAAATGGAGAAGTTGTTGAAGTTTTAAAACCTGATGAACTCTCACAAGCCAAGCATCCCATGGCACAAAGGTTTCTTCAACTCAGTTCTTGA
- the LOC110644651 gene encoding uncharacterized protein LOC110644651 isoform X3 — protein sequence MDKSESSHIIGEGENGDEFYEKIEAPKFVDLTAPDPYRPGDDRYWFCLRVGCDQKHEEEMDSEAIYKNFVLRVMAARSPNVRLRKALYRKDSGTQLKCPRTVPAKPSRSRVSRIALISSISKRIVDPKVKVKPLCKQSATPNAKTKQSSSIAKALTTPRTKKQLANPDAFRSVKNPKITSIAVPKNRVVAKTLIFHSPKKSVRTKSSLELNTPVKTLCAGMKNLEITTSKKQVLGYHRPLPPDSAKKQLRGREVKSRVFDGLCSQNHKGLEAKSSKCVKKSNKEKNLLAYHDSVPHERDENDFSDKEIEKKKKNGSQGVCSTSKSDEGNVNEEPSMDENKVGVPSDATSSDTKSLSNSEWRSSEDDDKRHTSTSHDKENDNEVMENDDKENASASDDNRELVLKNTHIEHEFHGKHEIPKGSQKSTEAKSKLSKESSTTALRLKHKKPKPTNPKPFRLRTDERGILKETNLEKKLYPAPPSEISPVSRVTGGNSQKKHQNAPQKNEKCLEQTENHFSAYEGIKKETNRAHRDQSQKETRLMILKERAGRKISSTTPQRHTISSQRKLVASKQGCSQDKSSIKLGNSLRRTKSPSMRQLTRPQEAALGRKESIMITTGQLGTIKETSPTILNAKEAAKPTKSGSSGASLAAKGSVYRASRPSLQGKRFKTLPKEPNFHTIHVPKSCTSKVA from the exons ATGGACAAATCTGAGTCTTCGCATATCATCGGCGAAGGAGAGAATGGAGACGAGTTCTACGAGAAGATCGAGGCCCCGAAGTTTGTCGACCTCACTGCACCCGATCCCTACCGCCCCGGCGATGATCGCTACTGGTTCTGCTTGCGAGTCG GTTGTGACCAAAAGCATGAAGAAGAAATGGACTCTGAAGCAATCTACAAAAATTTTGTTCTTCGG GTCATGGCTGCAAGAAGTCCCAATGTACGTCTTCGAAAAGCACTGTATAGAAAGGATTCAGG TACCCAACTGAAATGTCCACGGACAGTTCCTGCAAAACCTTCGAGGTCTAGAGTATCAAGAATTGCCCTGATTTCTTCGATATCTAAAAGGATAGTTGATCCTAAAGTGAAAGTGAAGCCCCTCTGTAAGCAAAGTGCAACACCAAATGCAAAGACAAAGCAATCTTCTTCTATAGCCAAGGCTTTAACTACTCCACGGACCAAAAAGCAGCTAGCAAATCCAGATGCATTCCGGAGTGTTAAGAACCCAAAAATAACATCCATCGCAGTGCCAAAGAATAGAGTAGTAGCGAAGACACTGATTTTTCATTCACCTAAGAAGTCGGTGAGAACAAAGAGTTCATTAGAATTGAATACACCTGTAAAGACATTGTGTGCTGGGATGAAGAACCTTGAGATCACTACTTCAAAGAAGCAAGTGTTGGGATATCATCGGCCATTGCCTCCAGATTCTGCTAAAAAACAATTGAGAGGAAGAGAAGTTAAAAGCAGAGTTTTTGATGGTCTATGTTCTCAAAATCACAAGGGCCTGGAAGCCAAATCTTCTAAATGTGTGAAGAAAAGTAATAAGGAAAAGAACTTACTGGCGTACCATGATTCTGTGCCTCATGAAAGGGATGAAAATGATTTCAGTGATAAGGAGAttgagaagaaaaagaagaatggTTCACAGGGAGTATGCTCTACTTCTAAGAGCGATGAAGGAAATGTAAATGAAGAGCCTTCAATGGATGAGAATAAAGTTGGAGTTCCATCAGATGCCACCAGCAGTGATACAAAATCCCTGTCAAATTCTGAATGGAGGAGCTCTGAGGATGATGATAAAAGGCATACTTCAACTTCTCATGACAAGGAAAATGATAATGAAGTCATGGAGAATGATGATAAGGAGAATGCATCAGCCTCTGATGATAACAG AGAATTGGTTCTAAAGAATACTCATATAGAACATGAATTTCATGGCAAGCATGAGATACCGAAGGGCAGTCAAAAG AGCACTGAAGCAAAAAGTAAGCTATCTAAAGAAAGCTCCACCACTGCTCTAAGGCTGAAGCATAAAAAACCGAAGCCTACAAATCCAAAGCCTTTCAGGCTAAGAACTGAT GAAAGGGGAATTCTCAAGGAAACAAATCTGGAAAAGAAACTCTATCCTGCACCTCCTAGTGAAATCTCACCAGTCTCAAGGGTAACAGGAGGAAACTCGCAGAAAAAACATCAGAATGCACCCCAA AAAAATGAAAAGTGCCTCGAGCAAACTGAGAATCACTTCAGCGCATACGAAGGCATCAAAAAGGAAACAAATAGAGCACATAGGGATCAGTCT CAGAAGGAAACAAGGTTGATGATTTTGAAAGAGAGAGCAGGGCGAAAAATATCTTCAACAACTCCGCAGAGGCATACAATTTCCTCTCAGAGGAAGCTTGTGGCTTCAAAGCAGGGATGTAGCCAGGATAAATCAAGTATAAAATTGGGAAACAGCTTGAGAAGGACCAAATCACCATCCATGAGACAACTTACGAGGCCTCAAGA GGCAGCATTAGGTAGAAAGGAATCCATTATGATAACAACTGGTCAACTAGGCACAATAAAGGAAACCTCCCCAACAATTTTAAATGCCAAGGAAGCTGCAAAGCCAACCAAAAGTGGTTCTTCTGGTGCTTCCCTGGCGGCCAAAGGTTCTGTTTATCGTGCTTCCAGGCCCTCATTACAGGGGAAAAGGTTCAAAACCCTTCCCAAGGAACCAAACTTTCATACCATTCACGTGCCAAAGAGCTGCACCAGTAAAGTAGCTTAA